A window from Sphingobacterium hotanense encodes these proteins:
- a CDS encoding formylglycine-generating enzyme family protein encodes MKKLIFFALLASTTLSQAQEKHERYIQKINGTSLEFSMEAIPAGEFTMGSSTGGNEDEKPAHKVKLDPFWMGTYEVTWNLFEPFLYKDYEVTKSIDGKVPAEVDAVTRPTKPYLDMTFGYGKDGQPALAMTHYNAIQFCKWLYVRTGVFYRLPTEAEWEYACRAGSNTAYFFGDDAGQLAEYASFKENSNGQTAKVGTKKPNAWGLYDMLGNVSEWTYDQYDANFYSTFKDKVAENPVNVPTQLYPHVVRGGSFESEAIDLRSAARGASDPVWKQLDPQIPKSNWWFPEAPFVGMRLVRPVKQPSHTEIMEYYDKAPLKDF; translated from the coding sequence ATGAAGAAATTAATTTTCTTTGCCCTTTTAGCGAGTACAACCCTTTCCCAAGCTCAAGAAAAACACGAGCGTTACATTCAAAAAATCAACGGTACAAGTTTAGAATTCAGCATGGAAGCTATTCCGGCTGGCGAGTTTACGATGGGGAGTTCAACTGGAGGCAATGAAGATGAGAAGCCTGCTCATAAAGTGAAGCTTGATCCATTCTGGATGGGGACTTACGAAGTGACCTGGAATCTATTTGAACCTTTCCTTTACAAAGATTACGAGGTGACAAAATCTATTGATGGGAAAGTCCCAGCCGAGGTAGATGCTGTTACACGACCAACAAAACCGTATTTAGATATGACTTTTGGTTATGGCAAAGACGGGCAGCCGGCTTTAGCGATGACGCATTACAATGCTATTCAGTTTTGTAAATGGTTATATGTGCGAACGGGAGTATTTTACCGCTTGCCGACAGAGGCTGAGTGGGAGTACGCTTGCCGCGCTGGATCGAATACGGCTTATTTCTTTGGTGATGATGCGGGGCAATTGGCCGAGTATGCCTCATTCAAAGAAAATAGCAATGGACAGACTGCAAAAGTAGGAACTAAAAAGCCGAACGCTTGGGGCCTATATGATATGTTAGGCAATGTTTCGGAGTGGACCTACGACCAATATGATGCTAACTTTTATTCGACTTTCAAAGATAAAGTAGCCGAGAATCCGGTGAATGTACCTACGCAATTGTATCCGCATGTGGTACGTGGCGGCTCGTTCGAGAGCGAAGCAATCGACTTGCGTTCTGCTGCTCGTGGTGCTTCAGATCCGGTTTGGAAGCAGTTGGATCCTCAAATTCCAAAGTCTAACTGGTGGTTTCCGGAAGCTCCATTTGTGGGAATGCGTTTAGTGCGTCCTGTAAAGCAGCCTAGCCATACGGAAATTATGGAATACTATGATAAAGCACCGCTAAAGGACTTTTAA
- a CDS encoding acyloxyacyl hydrolase, protein MNKAILILLTLTIPFLASAQIDSIANQIKRSPLVLELEVENGGILQQSGLKETTYDGAYYNGLNFKIGFKQRAKKDQYYQIYNYPIYGIGIYSSTFHSDIIGSPYAIYGFVQTPIAPRENSRWSWDYRIGLGLSGNFKPYNEHENPLNLVIGSKNNVFIDLGIRAQYKLSQHWKLGAGFAFHHFSNGALALPNKGVNLVPLTLSAAYQINPDIKIKRDSVLEPYSKKVMFHVNYGVGSKQLRDDLDQRFLKSTFSVYASRHVSYKWRLGGGFDLFYSSSGNDEEIAGDKTGKFSSKVSGGPSFYIAHILNERLVLNGNVGYYIHNQRFNGEIKKFFLRAGARYYVYKNINTGVSIKAHMGKADFIEWTVGYTFRR, encoded by the coding sequence GTGAACAAAGCAATACTTATTTTACTTACCCTAACTATCCCCTTCCTCGCATCGGCTCAAATCGACAGCATCGCTAATCAGATTAAAAGAAGCCCGCTGGTGTTAGAGCTGGAAGTCGAAAACGGCGGAATACTACAACAGTCCGGACTCAAGGAAACAACCTACGACGGTGCTTACTACAACGGGTTGAACTTTAAAATAGGCTTCAAGCAACGCGCAAAGAAAGATCAGTATTACCAAATCTATAACTACCCGATATATGGAATCGGGATTTACTCCAGTACATTTCATTCGGATATTATCGGCAGTCCTTACGCGATATATGGCTTTGTACAAACCCCCATCGCTCCGCGAGAAAACTCGCGATGGAGCTGGGACTATAGAATTGGGCTAGGTCTCTCGGGAAATTTTAAACCCTATAACGAGCATGAAAATCCTTTGAACCTAGTTATCGGATCAAAGAATAATGTATTTATCGACCTCGGAATCCGGGCTCAATACAAATTATCACAACATTGGAAACTAGGTGCAGGCTTTGCCTTCCATCATTTCTCCAACGGTGCACTCGCCCTACCTAACAAAGGCGTGAACCTAGTGCCGCTTACCCTATCTGCAGCTTACCAGATCAATCCAGATATCAAAATCAAAAGAGACTCTGTGCTCGAACCATACAGCAAAAAAGTGATGTTCCATGTGAATTACGGCGTAGGCTCGAAGCAGTTAAGAGACGACTTAGACCAAAGATTCCTAAAAAGTACCTTCAGCGTATATGCCAGCCGACACGTATCCTACAAATGGCGTTTAGGCGGTGGTTTTGATCTATTCTACTCATCTTCCGGCAATGATGAAGAAATCGCAGGCGACAAAACAGGAAAGTTCTCCTCCAAGGTATCCGGCGGGCCATCCTTCTATATTGCCCATATCCTAAACGAACGCCTCGTTTTAAATGGAAACGTTGGATATTACATACATAACCAACGATTTAATGGAGAAATCAAAAAGTTCTTCCTACGCGCCGGAGCACGTTACTATGTTTACAAGAACATCAACACCGGCGTATCCATAAAAGCGCACATGGGAAAAGCTGACTTCATCGAATGGACCGTGGGATATACGTTTAGAAGGTAG
- a CDS encoding AEC family transporter → MSNFILIVFCLAAGVLSRKMNWVAKDGYKALNAWVLYFGLPAISFHYLPKLTWDNSLIFTILCPVIVLAGGVLFFYCIGRVLGLSKRTSHTMMLVAGLSNTSFVGFPLITAYFGTQGLPIGIVADQMTFFLLSSVGVLIATKGSLNTNKEVSLAFIIKRVFTFPPLIGCLMALLLSQIVDLSSLDDFFHLIASTVSPIALFSIGLQLNFTIVKSEVPNITYAMLYKLILAPLIVFLLAYFLGYRGEIVEVSIFEMAMPSLVATSIVINQFKLNSKLGNSVIGLSIPLGLLTTYAWYEILNFFNM, encoded by the coding sequence GTGTCAAATTTTATCCTCATTGTTTTCTGCTTAGCCGCTGGCGTGCTTAGCCGAAAGATGAATTGGGTTGCAAAAGATGGTTATAAAGCATTAAATGCCTGGGTGTTATACTTTGGTTTGCCCGCCATCTCCTTTCACTACCTTCCTAAACTAACTTGGGACAATAGCTTAATTTTCACGATACTCTGCCCTGTTATTGTATTGGCGGGCGGGGTTTTGTTTTTTTATTGTATCGGGCGAGTGTTGGGACTTTCAAAACGAACATCGCATACCATGATGTTAGTAGCGGGGCTGAGCAATACTTCGTTTGTTGGTTTTCCGCTCATCACCGCATATTTCGGAACACAGGGACTGCCTATCGGTATTGTTGCGGATCAAATGACTTTCTTCCTCCTATCATCGGTCGGTGTTTTGATCGCCACAAAAGGGAGCTTAAATACGAATAAGGAAGTGAGTCTTGCTTTCATCATCAAACGGGTATTTACGTTTCCGCCCTTGATAGGCTGCTTAATGGCATTGCTACTATCGCAGATAGTGGATTTAAGTTCTTTGGATGATTTTTTTCATCTCATCGCTAGTACGGTATCTCCAATAGCGCTTTTCTCTATCGGTCTCCAACTCAATTTTACAATCGTAAAAAGCGAAGTTCCGAATATTACATATGCGATGTTATATAAGCTGATTCTTGCGCCGCTTATCGTATTCCTGTTAGCATACTTTCTGGGCTATCGCGGTGAGATAGTCGAGGTGTCCATTTTTGAGATGGCTATGCCTAGTTTAGTGGCAACCAGCATTGTTATCAATCAATTTAAGCTGAATAGCAAACTAGGAAATAGTGTTATTGGTTTAAGTATTCCGTTAGGTTTATTAACCACTTACGCGTGGTATGAAATTTTGAATTTTTTCAATATGTAA